Part of the Mya arenaria isolate MELC-2E11 chromosome 8, ASM2691426v1 genome, CCGATGACGCGTGATTTGTAACGTCAGAAGCAATTGCAGAGCACTGAAGTGTGAACGTATCTACAGAACTGGTGTCAAGGTCGAAGGCGGCCACCATGGTAACCTGACCAGAAGTGGCGTCAATATTGAGGTTGAAGGAGTGTTCACCGCAGTCAAGGGCGTACGTGACCGCGGTGCCCTCGGGGTCAGCAGCGGTGAGGTCGGGCACCGTCAATGGCGTGTTGTTCTAAAAACAATAGGTcagatataaacattattaaccTTAAACATCGGGCGCTCTTGGACACCCCTATATTTGATGTCTTTAagtcatttaaggaatgaattgcgggattaatgtcattatcggggtatgaacgcaattgggctggtcaaagtgtgtggaggaCCCCACGCTtgctttgaccagcccaattgctttcatatccccgataatgacatcaatcccgcaattcattacttatatttacaccaataggtCATTAtatcattcaagaattgttaaaaaatacttcatttcatttaagaaaacctccTAGTAATCTTTatttacccattctgtaaatagatcGACCCTattgtaaccggaaacattttatcaaatgacgtcacaataacgctgGAAAAGATCGACCACcttaaatcatgtttaaacgtaaatttgaaacaattatgGAAActatacatttaacatatcataaattaacactttctaaaatgttgatttgtattttacgagaactgctgacaaaatacaaacaataacaagatcaacaatTTCCATGTAGATTGTTATTCGATAAATTGCGATcggaacatatccgaagatgttgcgttcatcgaatGATTTTAAGGTATTACCCCCTCTAAGTCATTCGTCGATACCTGGTAACCCTAGGCCAGTATTACATGAGAGGAAAAATGATTATACGTAacatacttaaataaaacaaaaaacaacaacaaaaacacaacagtaAATTGACACTAAAAAGCAGTACTAAAACGTCTACTCAGAACTACAATCACCGGAACTTCCTCCGTGGTCACATAGTAGGCTGTCCGTGACCACACTGGCGCTTCGTCAATGTCCACGACGTCCGCCCTCAACGTCACAGGTGCTGACGTCTCCTGATCGTCTCCCAAAGTCAGTGTGACGTTACAGGACGTTACGTCAGTCTCATAGTCTATCAGCTTGATAACGTCAAGGCTTAAgtctaaaacaaatattcaagccTGTACCTTCGGAAAAACAcctatttaaatttcattaaaacaaacaaaaacacattgccttttaacaataaataataaaagtaaaactcTAGGatgaatatttcatcatttcgTTTTCGATGACAAAGCTTACGTAAAGTAACCAGTAAAGCGTCTTCGCCTAAAATCAACTTTACAATTATTCGTGAGTAGCTCTCCTGTGACGTCAAACATTAGGGAGCACGTGTGGGGTTCGAACATCGCGGTGTAACTGTAGACGCTCCTGTCTGCACTTCCGGCCGTCCAATGCAGGCGGAACCCTGTGGCACCGAGTGACGCTCCATCCGGCACATCAGCGTTGTATGTAGCGCTAAGAAACCGGGGAGGAACACTCGCATCTATTGTGAAATAAAGTCAGAAAATAAaacgatattttatttaataaatcaataacaacttatataacaaatatatggGATGGCTTACCGGCCGACGATTTTGAACGCCTTCCTTCTGAGGAATGGGATCGCCTACCTGCCGAGGAACTTGAATGCGTACCTGCTGAGAAAAAGGATTGCCTACCTGCCGaggaataataaataataaataataaataggcTCACTATCGAGAAATGGGATTGGCTACCTGCCAAAAAATTGGAGTGCCTACCTGGCGAGGAATGGGATCGCCTACCTGCCGAGAAATGGGTTTGCCTACCTGCCGAGGAATGGGATTGCCTACCTGCCGAGAAATGGGATTGCCTACCTGCCGAGGAATGGAATTGCCTTCCTGCCGAGAAATGGGACTGCCTTCCTGCCGAGGAATGGGATTGCCTACCTGCCGAGAAATGGGACTGCCTTCCTGCCGAGGAATAGGATAGCCTACCTGCGGAGGTATGGGATTGCTTTCCTGCCGACGAATAGGATCGCCTACCTGCCGATAAATTTGAACGCCTACCTGCCGAGAAATGGGATTGCCTACCTGCCGAGGAATGGGATCACCTACCTGCGGACGTATGGGATTGCCTACCTGCCGAGGAATGGGATCACCTACCTGCGGAGGTATGGAATTGCCTACCTGCCGAGGAATGGGATCACCTACCTGCTGAGGTATGGGGTTGCCTTCCTGCCGAGGAGCATCGTCTACCTGCTGAGGTATGGGGTTGCCTTCCTGCCGAGGAGCATCGTCTACTTGCTGAGGTATGGGATTGCCTTCCTGCCGAGGAGCATCGTCTACCTGCTAAGGTATGGGATTGCCTTCCTGCCGAGGAGCATCGTCTACCTGCTGAGGTATGGGATTGCCTTCCTGCCGAGGAGCATCGTCTACCTGCTGAGGTATGGGGTTGCCTTCCTGCCGAGGAGCATCGTCTACCTGCTGAGGATGGGATTGCCTTCCTGCCGAGAAGCATCGTCTACCTGCTGAGGTATGGGATTGCCTTCCTGCCGAGGAGCATCGTCTACCTGCTGAGGTATGGGATTGCCTTCCTGCCGAGGAGCATCGTCTACCTGCTGAGGTATGGGATTGCCTTCCTGCCGAGGAGCATCGTCTACCTGCTGAGGTATGGGATTGCCTACTTGCCGAGGATTGGGATCGCCTTCCTGCCGAGAACTTTGAACGCCTACCTGCCGAGAAATGGGATTGCCTACCTGCCGAGGAATGGGATCACCTACCTGCGGAGGTATGGGATTGCCTTCCTGCCGAGGAATCGGATCACCTACCTGCTGAGGTATGGGATTGCCTTCCTGCCGAGGAGCATCGTCTACCTGCGGAGGTATGGGATTGCCTACTTGCCGAGGAATGAGATCGCCTACCTGCCGAGAAACTTGAACGCCTACATGCTGAGGAACTGGATCGCCTACTTGTCGCGGAATTGGATTGTCTTTCTGCCTAGGAATGGGAATGCCTTCTTGCGAGGAATCGTTTCAAAGAAAACTGCGTACATTCTTTTTTGTCAATTGACTGTTAAGAAACACAAATCTTATCTTAATTAGTTAAATTGTAAGTAAGCCGACGGAAGCACCTGTTATGATGACTGTGACGGTAGGTGACGTCACAGAGTCAAAACTGTCGTCTGCTGTGAAGATCCACGTAAACGCTGATCCAGCAGAGGGCGCATGTGACGTCAGAATTACTGTGCCGTCTGTGTGCAACATAAATCAATTTTTGAGATGAATattgataccaaaatatttATAGCTAGCATTGTATTTTCGTTATCATTCGCATAAACCTTGATCGATATAAAGTTGAATATTTTGTcttaaatagtttttgtttagacatataaacatgtataacaataataaataatactgAGTTACCCCGAGTTTTATTTCAGCCATTCACCGGGAAACTCGAGTTTTCCTGTCAGCCTCGAGTAGCCTCGAGTAACAACCCGTTAACTATATTCTAGCCATATCAGTTCGTTTATTACGTAAGCTTTTGACCCCTTACCACTTGCTACAGTGAAGGGGCCATCTTCGGGGTCACAGAGCAGCCTAAGGGAGATCGGCTGGCTGTCCGTGACTGTCACCGCGTACACGGTACTTCCGGCAGTCATGGTGTCAGGGATTTCCGCTGACACTGGAGGCATAAATGAAAAACCTGTTAAAATGTGACAATGATACAGGAAAGGTAGCGGTTTAAAGAAAGTTACCGTGACAATTAAAAATCGACAAATGTCCGTCTTGAATTGTGACTCTTTTAGctgaaatatttaaggaatgaattgcagggttgatgtcattatcggggtatgcaCGCAATTGGGGTGGTCAAAGTGTGTTGAGTCCGACGGTACTCGTAGTGCTTGCagattaaatatttaagatgaaTGAGTATGACACACATTTTCTCAATTTCACGTCTATGTGCTAACCACCTTGAAAATTCACAAACATCGGCACCGAGTTGGGCTGTACGCTGACCAACAGGAAGTCTGTGTCAGTAGCGGAAGTGAGCGCCGTGCACGTCACAGTCACGTTGTAGACTGGAGTCACGTTGAACAGGATATTCGCGTTGTCTTGTAGGTAAATACCTAACTCTAGAAACGTAAGGGAGTGTGCGTTAGTACGTCAAAAGAAAACCATGGAAAGGAAATGACACTTTAAACCGAGAGAGATACTCGAAACAGCATGGTTGCAAAAGATCTAAGACTTGAATAGTTGGCCAGTTTTGACTCCAtgcatttttatgaaacacTTATTGCAACTACAAACTAGAGTTTTCACAGAAATGATGACTACCCTGCACGCCGCATTGACAAAGCCTGTTCTTTACCGACTCTCTAATATACCTTCATTTTTTGCTGATAATCCACATTTGGTGTTAAGCGCCAATGCCCGGCCCATGTGATTGGTTGGACATTGATTCTTTCCGAAGCTTCCAATGAAAGTAAGTTCTCACATAGAAATCACgcattttcttatttctttaagagaaataaaaaattgaaacaaactaCATTGAACATAGAAATCACgcattttcttatttctttaagagaaataaaaaaaatgaaacaaactacATTGAACTATTCCGTGATATTAAGATTTACCTGTTGTGTACATGACAACAAGGGGCAGTGCTTATGCTTTAAACAAGACAAATCTAACCCTGATCTGGCGTATCTTGCACCATAAACGGGTTTCCCTCCGGTCGTACGGGGCTGTAGTCCAGGGAACACGTGTAACTTCCGATTGTGGAGAAAGCCAACACGTGCAAGAGCGTCTGCGTTGAGGCCGTCTCAGAAACTGACGTCACTTCAGGTAGACTGGTGATGGCAACTGGCTGGAAAACGTATTAATGTTCGCTTGGTTATGGACAGTATCTGAAGTTTATGCTTAAATGATAAGAAAGACAGTTATACGCTGGGTATAAGTATGAGTATTAATTTATAACTTTCAAGCCCTTTTCCTTGCTAAAAACCTTTACCAGTTTCCATTTTGAGAAACGTTTACCTGGATGTTTTTGAACTCAAAACCTCTTTGGAGAGAGGTGCACCGTAAGCTCATGTACCTCTCAAACATTTACACAAATGCACTCGTGGACGGACCCATTTGTTTCATAATACATAATAGTAATACTCatttagttattgtttttgaaacagaAAACCTTTAAACGTTACGCCgcggttttgtttttttgaaaagcATTAATGAAGGCTTATGCCTAAACGTGACTGATTTTACTGCTTTCTAATTATCGCCCTGATAATCACTCATTAATCACAAATACTGGTGACTTAACTGTATTGAACATTTAGTGGAGACGCGAGTTTTCTTATTGTCAATACTAAAAATAACGATGTAATTCAGTACCGGCGGCTGAACGATGACGGCGACGTCCATCGTGTCCACAGACCCGCATCTATCAGTCACCTGGAACGTCAGCACGTATGTTCCAAGCACCAGTTCGCCGCTAACTCGAACATCTATAtgttatagaaatataaaacaagagcgcTGTGAAGCAAACGCAAATGTctgtcttttgtttttgtttagtcCAATGAGGGGACATAACTCAAACATTATTTAAGCCAGAGTGATCTTAAACGGTTTTTGAGTTTTGGCCAAGGTGTTTGCATAATGACATTGCAGACGACGACACCAACGCTCATTTACCACTTTGCATCTTTCATCGAAAAACAGACACAATAGTGTGTGTGCTATTTATATCTGGAAATCTAGGATAGCCCATGAATGAGCgcttgtacatgtattgtagAGACAGCAGAGCGAAAGAGACGGTTTAGGATATAAAGGTTTCCGGTTGAATTACCCTAGctctattgttttttttttaatagatcCCTTGGCTACTTAACGTGTCCGCGAATATTCAAAGTTTTCGAGGACATGCAGTACTACTCTCAACGCGGAGCGCAAGGCAAGGAAAATATTGGTACcattttttataaatctttTTTGCTAGGACAAAGTATGGGAATAAAACCGGGAGCATCCGCCACAGAAGAAGAACTTTTCTACTAAGTGATATGTTATTTAAACCAGTTCTTTTTTCCAAAGTGGTATAAAAGCTCTGTACTCGGATACTCGTGACCACAATATACTACTTGAATGAAAACACATCATTTAAACGATCAGAATACGTTCAATGAAATACAATTCATACAGGTAATTATCAACAGGGTTCAAATGCTTGGAATCTAAACTTTGTCAATCTACCT contains:
- the LOC128242900 gene encoding uncharacterized protein LOC128242900, producing the protein MEVGQPAPVTIGTTLQDNNGSLVLIRARDSRMPCCGTVGEWRVFPRRAGKVALQVWRETVDSDILVLVGENIVETRIGEEDIAQVVVSVALGDRISVDTGDYIAWYSSGQESVPFIVTAVPHPVWRFTPSTAPSVGDMLQLTGYDITADREFSIGAILAASVTPYFTNTVHEVTVYANATASSIVYTVQYTDDDPGDIASLSVTMGISELFEFLSPDVRVSGELVLGTYVLTFQVTDRCGSVDTMDVAVIVQPPPVAITSLPEVTSVSETASTQTLLHVLAFSTIGSYTCSLDYSPVRPEGNPFMVQDTPDQELGIYLQDNANILFNVTPVYNVTVTCTALTSATDTDFLLVSVQPNSVPMFVNFQGVSAEIPDTMTAGSTVYAVTVTDSQPISLRLLCDPEDGPFTVASDGTVILTSHAPSAGSAFTWIFTADDSFDSVTSPTVTVIITGASVGLLTI